CATAGATGGAGGATAACCTTTAACTTGTATGAAAAATTCAATGTAGTCCAATATTTTTTTTTGTTTATTAGTAATATTTTTCATAGTAACCTCAAATATCAAAAATAATATTAACTATGTATTTTTCATCATTGGAAATAATTTTTGGATAAGAAATAGCTTTCACTTCTATATCTGATTTTATTGTTATTATCTTTGAAAAATAAATTTTTATTTCATTTTCAATTTTTTCAATTTTAGATGGGAAAAATCCTTCATAAATTTTATTTAACGAATAATTTCCAATATCAAATAAAATATCGTCAATATCCTGATTTAAAATAGAATATGAAAAGTGATTTTCTATCCCACCTACAAGCGGTAAAAAGATTTTGTTTAATGCATCAAACAAATCTTCTAGAAGTTCGATAATGTCATTACCAATTAATTCATACATAATATCTGCAGTATGGTTTAGTTCTTTACTCATCATCATCTACCACCACAGCAGCATCTGCTACAATGTCTTCATTATCTAATCTTAAAGCTCTTACACCTATAGCATATCTGCTTAAAGTTGAAATGGCATTCACTTCTTCTCTAATAGCTTTTCCTAATTTTGAGAAAACTATTATATGACTTTCATCATCAACAGTTAATGCTTTTACAATATTTCCAATTCTAGATGTTTCTTTAACACATTTTAGGCCAACTCCGCCTCTATTTTGTAATCTGAAATCATCAAAATTAACTCTTTTTGCAAAACCATGTTCTGTTATCAATAATAGACTTTTATCTTTTACAACAAGTACACCATTAACAACATTATCATTTTCCCTTAATTTAATAGATCTTACTCCAGAAGCGGATCTTCCCATAGGTCTTACATCTGAAACTTTAAATCTTAAACTCATACCTTTTTTGCTAATTACTAAAACCTCATCGTCATCATTAACTATTAATGCATCAACAATCATATCATCTTCTTTAATTGTTATAGCTTTTAATCCATTTTTCCTAATATTTGAGAATTCACTTAAAGCTGTTCTTTTTACAATTCCATTTTTTGTGAATAGCATAATATACTTATTTTCAATTTCTTTCTCATTTTCAATAGGTATTATGGTTTTAATTTTTTCATCATTATCTAAATACAAATAAGAAGAGATATGTTTTCCTTTAGTATCCTTTGAACTTTTTTCGATATTATAAGCATACAGTTCAAATGCTTTACCTTTTGAGGTAATAAATAACAATTTTGAAAGACTATTTGTTTGTAAAACTTGTATAATAAAATCATTATCCGATTTTTTAATGGCTTTTGATCCTTTCCCGCCTCTATTTTGAACTTTGTATTCAGTGCTTTTCATTGC
This genomic interval from Marinitoga sp. 38H-ov contains the following:
- a CDS encoding archease; its protein translation is MSKELNHTADIMYELIGNDIIELLEDLFDALNKIFLPLVGGIENHFSYSILNQDIDDILFDIGNYSLNKIYEGFFPSKIEKIENEIKIYFSKIITIKSDIEVKAISYPKIISNDEKYIVNIIFDI